Part of the Henckelia pumila isolate YLH828 chromosome 2, ASM3356847v2, whole genome shotgun sequence genome is shown below.
TCAGAGGGGCCCCCGTCTTTAATTGTCGGAGCTCCTTTAGGGAGGGCAGCCTCTGCACCTTCAGTTTCTTTGGAACTAGGGAGGGAGTCAATGGTCTTGTCCAAATCGGGGAAATCTTTTTGCTCAGTGGACCATAGCCCAGACTCCTCAAACTGATCTCGGCACTTGTAAAAGCCAGTCTGGACGAAGGCGTAGGATTTGTCCACTACAGCATCTTGAAACTCCGTTGAGGTCAGGACAGCGGCCTTGATCTCTTCTTCAGATTTTAACCGGGTCTCCAGGGCTTACACCGCTTTTTCGGCCTTATCCTTGGCCGCTGCCACCTCCGCCTGAGCCTTAGAAGCTTCCTGTTGGGCTGCATCCATTTGAGCCGTGACCGCCATAAGACGATCTTGACTCTGTCCCGCAGTAGCTCAAGCTTGAGCAAGATCAGCCTGCGCAGATTGCACGACATTTTCAGCTCTATCTAAGGAGGACCGAAGGCTTGACACCACTTGGTCATGAGTCTGCCTCGTCATTTGCAGCTCTTGCTCCAACTTCTTGTTCAGCTCTAAGATAGCCCGAGACCTCTCAGCCTCCACATGCGCCCGGTCTGTTTCAATCCGGCCAAACCGGGTCGCACCTTCATAGCTGTCCACCAGCATATGCAACTCCTGTAAACACAGGTGTTAAAAAGAAATGCAATGTTAGAAAACCATTCAATCCAGAAAAATTAGACTTACAGATATAATCCGGTTGGTGCCCTCGAAGTATTTGACATCAGGGCCTTGATGACAAAGATAGTATTGATCCGCAGGAGTTAGGAGATCTTTCAATATCCGTACTCCCCGACCGGAGGACCCTGCCTGAAATATATTCTCCCTCGCACCCAGGGGGCTACAACCCGGCGCAGCTTCATAAAATGGTGCCAGGGGTTGGAAAGAAGGAGACAGGGGAGCCACCTATTCGGGGTCACTTAGAATGACCATGTCTGGTTCCCCCACAGCTTTTCTTTTACGGATCAGAAACGAGGAGGGTTCAGCAACAGGGGAACTAGACTCATTTTCTACCCCGGTTTCCATTAAAGGAATCATGGGCGTTACAACAAAAGACGGGGGGGCGTCAGGACCAGGACCAGTTGGGGATCATAGACGCTCTTGGACCTGGCTCCCTTGTGCCCGCCGTTTCTCAGCTAGTTGAAGGACTCTGGCTTTCCTGGCCGCCTCCGCAGCTTTGGTTTCCTCTCTTTTTTGAGCAGCCGCCTTCTCAGCTGCCCGTTTCTTGGCAAAGGCCTGCTTCATTAGTCGagattttttctttttcttggtgGCCGGTTCTGCTGCACAAAATGTGAATGAAAAGAATTGGTACATTAGAAACAGTATGGAAGAGAAGCAAGTACATAATAGCAGTAAAGCATACCAGAGGCCGGGGCATCATACTCATCAATAATCCGGTCTACCGGATCAACCACCCGGGCACCCAACCCATAATCATTCAAGCTTTTCTCCTCCAGGAGAGGGGCTGAAGGAAACTTCTGGTTTTCCACCAGCTCTTGAGAGCGAAGATATGGTTCTTCTAGCTTATAATTCTTAGGGAGTTCGGGCTGGGGAGGAAGGGCAGTCAAGAATTCGGTGGGTCTGATTCGGTCACTAGGTAGCTGAACATAAAAGAATCTTTCTTTCCACCTCTTCCAAGAGGAGGGGGTGTCGTCTAGGAACCAGACATTTTGCCGGGCGTTCAAAGAGAAGGTCATCTCAGTGAAACGACAGGCATAGTAATAGTAAAAAACAAGAGGGGTGATGGCCAAATTGTTTGCTTTGGAAAGGACGTAAGTGGCGGCCATCATACGGAAAGCATTTGGATGAAATTGGTTCAGGGGAACCTTGTAAAAAGCAGCAATTTTATAATAGAAAGGATGAACAGGGAAACGAAGCCCATTCCTGAGCTGTTCCCTGAAGAAGGTATAAAACCCCTCGGGCGGCTGGTCAGCCCGGCCAAGGGACCTGGGAATGAGAATAGAATACGCAGGAGGGATGTTACCCATAACTCGAAGCTCCTCAATGGATTCTAGGCGTAGGGTACTGGTAAATTGGGAGAACCAGGGACCTTCAGGGTTTGGTTTGGGCAAAGGAAGAAGAGGTTAGAAGCAGAAGCTTTAGCTTTGCCTTTATCCTTAGAAGTCCCAGTTTGGGCCTTCTTTGGACGAGAGGAGGAAGGGGCTAATCTCGGTTGGACACCGGAAGTGACAGGGGGTGGAGAATCATGGCGTAGGACCGCGAACTCTACACTAGCAGAGCCACGAGCATTGTCACCAGATGTAGAAGAGGCAGATTCCAACATTTTTTAGGAAGACGACAAGGTAAAAGAAGGGGACACTGAGTATAAGGTAGAGTAAAAACTTACAGAAGAAGGATGGAGCACGAACAAGGGCTGTAAGAAATAAGCTTGAAATACAGAATCGCCGGAGCCGGAGAAACTTAGAAGCAGGGAAGGAATGCGTGAACAGAGAAAGTAAAAAATGAAGGAAGGGGTTTAGTATTTATAGGTGAAGAACTTACATCTAGGCCGTAGATTTAAAGATGATCGGAGGGTAAGGATGAGCTTGGAAAGTTGAACCGGGCAGCGTAATGATCATACGGGCAGTTGAAAGGACAAGTAACGTCCACTGACACCTGCCCGTCACTTCAAATTCTAGGGCTGACGTCAACCCTACAacatttaacaaaatttcacaatttGTTTAAAGCCCCACGGAATGGTGATACCCCGGGAAGTCAGGTGTATCAGGGCTAAGAAAAAGCAGAAGCATCAGGGATGTTAGTCAGGACAGCGAACAGgattctagcccgactatttttagGGAGGAGTGGTGATATCTCGGGAAGTCAGGGGTATCAGGGCTAAGAAGAATCAGAAGCACCAGGGAtgttgtaatgccccgattttattataattgagttaatcgagataatcagaatttttagtgattgaggatcgttttgatatttagcagggggttactttgcaactttggataaataaaggactgaaatgcaaaaattggatttaatatattatcttatGCAAGTTGACCCATCCCTCCATCACTTCACCATCTTTCCTCTCCCTTCTCCTCTCCTTTTCGTACGTACTGTTGGAAGCCATGGGAGACGACTTTTCAAGCTTCCTTTCCGtctgattcgctcgatccgaccgttagattttcattccgagttgagattcacgatcaccgcagcgagggcttcatttagatGTAAGtgttgctacgatctcttgaaattcaattttgttgagttgtcagaatttgataatcctAGAGTATGtcattcttgagctagtatagatcgtgtattcgaagtcggtttggaaaaagaacgaagtttggattttatatgattttagaggtgaaattcgaaaatgaggattttgattgaggttggatttgagttgttttgatgggttgggatgatgattgagttattgtgattgttgtttgatggtttgcATTTTCGGATAgtcaatttatagccgttatgccgtcgaaatcgagtttgaattGTCGGTTTTTGGTTTGGTTTAGTtgaatatcgaatttgattgagtttaaattccgagttgatattgagtccgtattcgatgttttgacagttgattgaggattcgggagttgatcgaacttggagacttgttatcgattgaagaattgaagacggtatattattgattgttgtatcgactttgagtttgttatccgaatagactatgatatcgagttatctcttgttgacaggaatcacttgaagcttcgagaaaaggtaaaagtcgacaatgaaacgaatgagaacgaatactcgagatcgacttattctcgagttcccgaaaatcacatactacatgtttatttgcttgagtgaatttgattgttattctatcttcacttgcattccatattgagccgatttctcgattcgttttgaaattagacgatttagggagctatattgaagtggctttggatttcgagtttttccaattgccagaatacttcttatagttgctctgaagtctaggggttgagttgaacgacatccaccccgaatgggtgtgtcggtgagttgttgtgaggacttggccccgggatcccaaccgaataacgattgatattttgattatctgatttgatagtcccgagttttgaagtcatgcattcattcattctcattttgatttgttactgattattacatttcaatctgaggtatttacttgatattgcatgtctgtctcttttacttaaaaattatatttctaaccggtttattcggctgttgtctttgtttgtatgtgtacttggcaacaggagcatcaggagctggacctagtcgtttgggttagctcggggtgagatgatagaagtgagacttcgtgTGTCGTAGGGTTGCTTTTGGACTTGTATTCTATTTTATTTAGTCGAACGATTACTACCGTCGAACTTGTATTATTAAACATCGTCCTGTTGGTGTTTCGAACGCcttatttcatgtttaagcTATGATTGGAACCTTGGTTGTTTATATTATCATTTTGAGCTTGTAGAGTCAATATTTTCTTGCCTAGGATTCAGCAACCCGAGGactacgcgcgggcgcgcgtggctGGCCGAGGACTATGCGCGGGCACGCGACTTGACGAGCGGGCGCGCTTGGTGGCCGAGgggcatgcgcgggcgcgcgtgagttcctttaaaaaaaaaaaaattcgattcgTTTTTACGCAGCTCAtcgtgtttgattttgtttaattattcgagaatagtagattagaaacggggtctcacagatGTTAGTAAGGACAGCGAACAGggttctagcccgactatttttagGGAGGAGTGGTGATATCCCGGGAAGTCAGGGGTATCAAGGCTAAGAAGAATCAGAAGCATCAGGGATGTTAGTCAGGACAACGAACAGggttctagcccgactatttttagGGAGGATTGGTGATATCCCAGGAAGCCAGGTGTATCAGGGCTAAGGAGAAGCAGAAGCATCAGGGATGCTAGTCAGGACAGCGAACAGGGTTCTAGCCCGTCTATTTTTAGGGAGGAGTGATGATATCCTGGGAAGCCAGGGGTATCAGGGCTAAGGAGAAGCAGAAGCATCAGGGATGCTAGTCAGGGCAGTGAACAGAGCTATACCGAGTCAGGGACGTTAGGGATGTATAAAGGCAGACCTGGAGCTCCAGGATCCCGGGAGGACCAGGTCTTCATGACTTAGACAAAGCCCATTTCTCCAGGGCATGATCCCCACGATTGCCATAATCCCAAGCCTTCCGGCTTCATCGTGTGTGACAGGTAAACGTGGGTAACTCTTGCACCCACGACCCAGATCGTGGCCAATACCCTGGAAATGCGGAGTGACTTTCTCACTCCAAGGCTTATAAATACCTTGCCTCAGGTGTTTGTAGAGGTATGTTCATCAAAAATTTCAAAGCACTATATTCATTTTTCTTGAAGCTCACTCTATTTTTGagtctgacttaagcatcggagtggctcCGCCGGAAAACCTTCTGGCGTCCCACTAACGTGCTTTCATTTTTTTCCCTTGTGTACAAATCATCTCGATCAAGGAGGGACAAACCACACTTCATCTCTACTAGCCCGGTTAGCTCGTCAAGCCCACTATACTACCCTTGATAGCTCGGGCACTCGTTTTTATCAAACATCATcatattatatatcatatttgTCTCGTTTTATAGTCATTACAAATATTACAATTTCATCAACTTGGAAGTGTGttcatttctttttttttttttggaagagAGAAGTGTGTTCATTTTTTAACTTAAAAGTCAATAGATATTTAAAAGTTTCATGGATTTTCCATGATTCGTGTTTTTTTAGCAATCAATGATTCTTGTTTGAATGTTTAGGAACAATTATTTTTTGATCCGATATATTTATTAagcattttgaaaaaaaaataactaaaattgtcaaattaaaatatacatgacaaaaattaaaattaaaaaacatagAGAACCGAAATTATGAATAATGCAGATCAAAATTGTAGTTTCTTTTATGTACTAATATTAAAAGATTACCATGAAAAGAAGGTTTACCATTTTATTTCCAATAGaccaaaaaatttttttttgttccaTCTCCGAAACGTGTAGTGTTCTAAGGTTCTCTCTTCACCTTTCTTGTCATCTTCCTTCCATCCAAAGGTATGAAATTCTGTTCTTCATCTTTTTTCTTCTATTTCATACATGATAAGCAATAGTTTTTTAGATTATTTTCGTGTTTTACCGATTTTTGAACACATTTTCAATTGTGTCTGATTCAATTAACATAATTGGTGTTCGAAAAGAAGCATTTGAAAACAATTTACCAATATAGAAAACCGAAAGTGAAGTTCATCTGCAACTTAGTGTTTGAGAGTTATCTGTAAAAAAATTGTTTCGTGATGTTGGGAAAAAAGATGGACATAATTGGCAATGAAATTGGTATATAGGTTAGACACACCAAATTTGTAAATCGGCGAAACATGGGTTCCCTTTTGATTTACTGGCTGGAATACTCATGAATTTGTAAATCTtccaatttaattaattggtttttatCGAAGAATTACTAATCACAAACcagaatattcaatgagaagtTGGCAGCGACTGGAAGAGTTGAATTGAATATTCAATTGTATGGCCAAAGGCCACCGATCAAATGGGTCAAATTCAAAAGACAATTTGAGTGTTTAACATATATAGTTGGACAAACCAGATTACCTCCGctgataataattattttttcagaAGCAGAATTGTGTGAAGCTATGTAATTGCTTTCTTGTGAGCAATTTATGTGGTTCGAgattcacaaaaaaaatatttaattattttgtattatatatatatatatatatttttttatcatacGCATTCTTAAAGAAAGAACTATCAATGGGAGATTTACaagcaaaaataatttttgagcaatgaattaattaaacttaTGGTCGATGTTGCCATGCGAGGATGGCGTGATAAGAATGAGATCTTGAACAAAAGAACAGTAGAAAGCCCCGAGGTCTCACGGTGTAGTTCAATTTTAAGCTAAATCTGGAAAATTTTGTCAAAAAATGTGATCACTTTTTTTTGTCTTACAACAAATTGTAAATCCTCGAGGCCGAATGTGTTTTTGAATTGTTACCAGGCATCAGTCATGTATCCATTTATGTACATAAAGATGTTGGTACAGTTACATGCCTGGGATATCGAAAAAAGGTCCATCGTTACAGATGTGATTGCCTCTTCGAGCTCACATATGCTCCATTAGGACCATACATATCAAATTGCTTTCAAAATTCTTCTGTGGTCATTACGCCAGAACAACAAACGACCATcgagttttcgaaaattttccCATAGGTTTAATCTTAGATGATATATATCTCGTAGTGACGAGTAAGATCACACCAACACCAAGAAAGAAGTTaatattcaaaataatattttaatttatattattctAGATGCATTAGTGTGTTAATTCTTGGTTAATATTTGATTTAACTTTTGTATTGAAGCTATTCTCAAATGTTGAGTTGTTAGTGCacttaattttcaaatttttaatcaTGTAATATAGTTGCAAAATGTCATGAATAATGAATTTTTCTTGATTCCATAATTCAAGTGTTtacttaaatttaattatttgtagaAATATGAAAGTTCACCGTCTTCGCCTTTTCCAGATATCTGCTCTTGTTTCGTCTGCTCAAGTTCTTATAAAAATCTTTCCagattttctaaaaataaatgatatCAATAGTAGAGAGATGTAAttctattcaaaattttattttctacaTTCATAAATCTTTATATGCATGAGTATTGTTCAATTACTAATTCCAATGTTCTTGTATTCAGGTGGTATTCGCCTTCCTACCTTTCATTATAAATCAGTTAATTTCTTTGATCATGACGTGGCCCCATCACTTAGGAAGGTTCCCTTCGTGTGTTTAATGGGTTGTGAATCTGTTGTTCGTTCATTTACCTCCTTCATCAAACTGAAATGCACTCGTCCAATAGATGGATCGACCCTGCTAATTTCAAAGAAATGAGAACATAAGATGGAGCAAGGAACAACTCTACAGCTTTTGAAGAACATTGTGCCAGCGGCACAAAACAACATAAACACCAGATTCATTGTCTTGGACAAAGGGACAGTGGTACTGGAAGGACAACAAAAGACTTGCCTTGCGCTAGTGGCGGATGAAACGGCTGCTGTGCACTTCCAATTTTGGGGGGACGAGTGCGATGCTTTTGAGGGAGGCGACATCATAATCCTTGTGAATGGCATATTTTCATATAGTCGGAACAATCTGATTTTGAGGgctggtaagagagggaaggtGGAGAAAGTGGGGGAATTCACCTTGGCTTATGTGGAGACACCCAACATGAGCGAGATACAGTGGGTGCCTTGTCTCCGTGATCCGAAGAGATACGTGCAGCAAGCTGTCATCTCTTCCCATTCCCGCTTGTTCCCTCCACCACGTTGAAAAACATTGTCCACTTGTACCCTTTTTTTTCATGTGAGAATCAAACATTTAAGGGCTAAAACTGCAGATTTGAGAGCTTGTATAGCGGAATTACAGAAGTCGAATGCAGAAAATGCAGATTTGAGAGCACGTGTGGCGGGCGTAGAGGGATCGATGCGCGTTTTTATGTCTCGCATGATGTTTTCTCAGACATTGGAGCATCCTTGTGTTTTTACCGATTATTCTTCACCTATTATTGACTTCGATGAGACTCAACCGCCATGACACTCACATCAATGGCTGAAGTTAAGAAGTGTTTTGAGTTTTTTCTTATGGATTGACAACAAAACATTTGTATCGAACAATTTGTAGAATTATTGACATTTGGTTTGGGATACTTCATTTATGAATGGTATAAATGATTGTGTTGATATTGTGTTTTGCTTTCGATTGATTGTATATTTTGGGATATtggtggttttttttttccagcGAGGCATTGGTTGAACTAAGTAATAGTTAACCAGGAGCAGAGGCTGTTAGGATGGCCGAAAGAACACCTTTGGTCTCTAATTTAGAGACCGAAAGGGCTATTTCGGTTTCCAAACTGACAAAAATCGAAAGACTGATAGGTATAATTGTGATATATATTCCCACACAAACGTCATGgcaaaagtattttttttaaaataatagtcTTATTTCACAAAGTGATCAAAAAATTATTCATCTTTGTTATAAAATATCCCTGCGTGATAGTTAACACAGATAATTGAATctacataacaaaattttttaactACAATTTTACATGAGTGGATGGAGGTGTTGAAAGATGATTTACACAACAAAATCAAGATTAAAATTATAAGAGTAAGCGGGAGTCAAACAAGAGAGCCAACTCGAAGCATGTCACGACACAGCGGGCAGCTCGACTGATTCTTCAGCCATTCATCCACACACTCCTTGTGAAAGCAATGGCGACATTGCGGCAGAATCTTAACCTCATCCTCGTCTCCATAGATTCCGAGGCATATACAGCACTCAGCTCCTCCGGGGCTAGCCTCCGCCGCCGTCGAGCCGTACGTCACAACTGGTATGTCATTGATAGCCACCGGGTCGAGGCCCAGTGTTGGCTTCGGCGGCAGCGACGCCATGTGGGTGCTGGAATTCGAGGGAGGCGGAGAATTTCGACACCTTTGGATGGCCCACCTCGCGCAGAGGAAGATCGGGGTGAGTAAGAAAATGATGGAGAGAAGTATCACGCCGATGAAAAAGAGAGTAGTGCCGTTAATTTGCATGTTTGAGTCCACGTTGTATTCAGCCGATAGATAGCGGGAGCGGATTTGAAACGATGAAGACGGCGGCATAGGAGAAGTAGTGTCCATTCGGGAGGGATCGAGTAAGAAGAGAAGATACTGAAATTTGagatatatgtacatatttcatgtttgtataaGTATATATAGGAGTGGAGGTGAGACGATTCGGTTCATGTTATAGTGCAATTAAGTAGCTCGAGCGTTTGTATGcatatattttgttttattttatttgaagatgATAATGTTCTTAGAAATGTTTCAAACCAATAGAAATGACTAATCATATGATTTCGTATACAAGTTGGTTCCATATTTGTATTTGCAAATATTGGATGCACGAATCACATAAATTATGATATAGGTACATTCATATGGGAATTAAATATAAtccataatatttttaacaatatATTGTCCTGTATAGAGTTTTTATTACTATGATTTTTACAATTTGATATACATGACGTCCAATTGTCGACGTAACATGGAATAATGTTGCATTTAATCTAAGaacaaatttttatttgattt
Proteins encoded:
- the LOC140884681 gene encoding uncharacterized protein codes for the protein MEQGTTLQLLKNIVPAAQNNINTRFIVLDKGTVVLEGQQKTCLALVADETAAVHFQFWGDECDAFEGGDIIILVNGIFSYSRNNLILRAGKRGKVEKVGEFTLAYVETPNMSEIQWVPCLRDPKRYVQQAVISSHSRLFPPPR
- the LOC140878060 gene encoding RING-H2 finger protein ATL66-like; this encodes MDTTSPMPPSSSFQIRSRYLSAEYNVDSNMQINGTTLFFIGVILLSIIFLLTPIFLCARWAIQRCRNSPPPSNSSTHMASLPPKPTLGLDPVAINDIPVVTYGSTAAEASPGGAECCICLGIYGDEDEVKILPQCRHCFHKECVDEWLKNQSSCPLCRDMLRVGSLV